The following DNA comes from Megalopta genalis isolate 19385.01 chromosome 19, iyMegGena1_principal, whole genome shotgun sequence.
atgaaaataattaggAAAATTACTTATACTTGCAACAATCGATTAAAACACAACTATTGTTATTAAACACACACTAAAACTAAAAGAAGCATACGCAAACATTCAAAtttatcgcatttattggaaaaaatgtaaattttatGATAAAATAAATTCAAGTACTCTGATTTAACTAGTTTTCATATCGGAGTTTACATCTAATAAAAGATATGGCTAAGTACGTAATACAATTTTTACGTAATTGAACCGGAGAGCGCTACAGTTCATTGTGGACCACGGACCGCAATGTGTTTACATTAAATACAATCACCGACTATTTATGAAATAGTTCAGTGTGTTTGCTTTACTTCTAATAATTGAGGATAATTTTCTACTATATTCAATAAGATTCCTTCGATGTATGCTCTTAATTGAGTGTTGACTTCTTGCTGTTCCTTTAAAGCTTGTTTCATCTGTAACAAATCATTCTGGATAGACTCGGAGCAACtaatttaattaaagaaaatataaatataatataatataaaataaatacatacTTCAGATATGCTACATAGATCACGATAATCTGCTGGAATCTGCCCGTCCATCTACAATGAAATTCAAATAAGATGGAACATTAAAAAACACTTAACGAAGaagttacaattattttaaaactGGAGACTAGATTACAAAATCAATAGAAGTTTAATATTACACAATTCAAAGGTCATGGGATCTTTCAGAGTTTCATCTCATCAATGTATAAAATCTATTTTATACATTGCTGAACATAAAATCACGAATGTAACGTACTTGATCCTGATTGATGCCGGCTAATAATTCTACCGCAAGACTAGGTCCTTTTTCAGCATTACTGTTACAAGGGTTTAACGTTAAGAGTTCACGGCCTGCCTGCAGAGCCGCTGCAGCTTGCAATTCATCCCTCGATTCTTCTAGACCTGAGAAAAtgttcaataatttttttttaattttttacaaTGATTTAATTTATTGCAATGATCAATTCTATCGATAATATCATTACTTTTATTATGCGTCTGTAATTGTGCCACTTGTTGAAGTAATTCATCTATTCTTTGCTGGTCTTCTACTCTCATTGCAAGTTCTTCTTTAGCAGCTTCTAGCTGATGGTGAGTCTCGTTTGCCCGACTTATGGCCTGACGTTCGTTTTCCCGCGCAGTCTTAGTTTCCATCCGAGAATCCTCAAGATCATTTTCCAACCGATTTTTCTCTGTCTTCACTTTTTCCAATTGTTCCCGTAACCTTCCTATTTCGTCTCTTAAACTAGACCTTTCATGTTCGATTGcttgaaattttatattataattttctatttgCAATTGCCGCTCGCGATCTAAGCGGTTCGCCCATTCTCTGTGCCTTCTTTGCTCCGCCTAGAAAAATATTGTTCGTCatgttaattttattattgataaatGTAGCTCAAgctattatgtattatgtatgACAAATTAGTCTAATTGGATAGACAGACAGCCATGTGAACGTAATGATTTACCGACGGAATAAACATCGAAGTCGAACATACTTGCAGCCTTTCCTCGTTCCTCGTTTCAGCATCTTTCGCCGCCTCCTCCAACATTAGTATTCTCGCCTGCAACGTAGCATTTTCCTGCTTCGCTCTTGCATAGCGTTCTTCGCCGACCGATTGAGTATCCACTAAAGCATGCATTTGTTCCTGCATCAATTGGACCTGAAAACACAATAGATTCATCAAGCATTGATCACATCAATTTCCGAAATGCATTATGCAAATTCTtcgttcatttttaaaaaattagctTTTACACGTCCTTGTGTACATCGaatttcacaagtattcgtaaAATCTAATAAAACTTTGAATTTACGGGATTTTTCAGAATGATAGTTCGGCGATCAACGCGGTAAAAATCTGTTTTAAAAATATAGTGAGGCGCCGCACACAACTTTCGCATTTCTCGTCACGTGTAACTGTCCCTTTTTATCTCTACTTCTTTTTCGATCTGGCATAATACCAGCTAAATAAACATTCCTCGATTACCTCGAGTCtacaaattaattaaaatcatGTTAATGCGTTTACTTTTGTGACCCTTGAAAACTTCGTGCGGAAATACGACGGAGTACTGACGAACGTATCTACGAATACTTTCCGTTCAGAAACTTGCGCACGCGACTATACATTCCGAAGGTTTGTTCTCAGTGGCTCTCACTCGTAAAATATCAGCTTAATGTTATGGCTTTTCTGCTGAAATAAAATATCAAGCTCGAAAGATTTAAAGGCTTGAGTCCTCTTCTATATAGATTTCCGTTGAATCAAAGTTAGACACCCGAAATTCTTCAGCGCTTATCTTTCGATGTTTTTCACACATATTCAGAAATCTAAATCAGGCGCTAAGCTGCAAGGACATGTACACTACCGCTCAAAAGTATGacgaattataaaattataaaattaccaAATCCTCTTATAAATTTATGGTACTCTAGTAGTATTTACGTTCGATTAtagaattttaaatatttaaaagtttaaaatattccaCGTTGTCTTTGATTTTGAAGCGTGCGTgaggtataatatttattgaatataacAGCATAATTAAACAAATACAATTATAATCAAAAAGAGACTTAAGTTCGATACAGTCCCAAGGTGTCTATAATTAGTTCGTATGAATCAATGAGCACCACTGTTCCCAACGTTGGAATACTAAACATAAATACACAAGCAACACATGACATTACTACTACTATAAAGATGAATCAATATCCTTTTTGCCACGaatgacttaatttaaaatacACAAAATTCTCTAATTAAAGATTTAACATCTTATCAAACATCCTTCAAAGCTTAAAATTGAAAACGTAATCTTACAGCACTGCTGTTTTATGTACACAAGTATTGATTAAAATACAGAGTATAATACTTATTGAACTTGTTATAAATACTGCTGGGTAAATTTAACGAAATTATTTTCTCAGCACTGCAATTATCTGCTCTTTTATTATCAAACAGTTCAAATTAAGTCGAGGTTTCCTAATACTTGATTGCTGTAATTGATTACGTACATTTAAAAAAGGAATGTTGTTTACTTTGCATAGCATACATCTAGAGCTCCAAATCGAACTCGTTCGAACAAGGTACAGTGCGTCGTAAAAGTATCTATATGCTCAGTTTCTTGAAGACAACTTTCTGCGAGGAAAATACAGAAATCGTCTTTtccttttatattattttcgaacGGACCAACCGGCAGTCTCTTTAAACATCGTTCAAATAAAACTGTACCGTTATATTTGTAAGAATCTATTCACTTAAAATGCAATTTCTCAAAAACCGATGTTTAAATTCACTTACATAAACTTACGGATTATCGCATGCAAAAAGAAATTCATAATCGTTGTACAGTGCATACAACGTGCGCAGACACATATATCGGTTTTGCATACAATGTACCGCTAAGAACAACACGTTGCATCGACGCATTGACAAGTTATGTTCAATGAACCGAGTCTAAGAAATACTTGTGTGACCAAGTGTACACCGATTCCCACGCGATACCATTTGCGTTCGAGCGAAAGCAATTTAAGACCGTGACGTTAACCATTCAAAGAAAATCGCCACTGACTTTAGATAAAAGACTCGACCTGGCTTACTTGCTCGGTAAGTCGAGGACCACGGCGACGGGGTAGACGACTAAGGCGAGTAGGGGGTATCTGTCCGATAAATTGAAACTGTCCTTCCCACAAGTCGTACTCGAGGCCGGCACCAGGTCCAGGAGACTGCCCCTCCCCGGATGTTATTCGACCGTCGTGATCAGGATCGTGATCAGGATCATGATCAGGATCATGATTGTGATCGTGATCGTTATCGAGATCATGATCGGACCGTTCGACCGGACTGGTGTCCGTTCGCTCGTCGTAAACGTTCAAATCCATTTTCTATATTCGCTATCTGTCACGTCACGCCCGTGTCGGGTAGAACCGTCATCCTCCTCGGCTAGACGCAGCTCGAACACCGAGTATTATTCCGTTAGAACGACGTGCAAGCACGCCGCGGTCGTCGGTCCTCGCTTATCCATATCCCTGTACCCGCACAACGCACACTGTCGCACTAACCTAACCTCGAAAATTCGTGCATTCCCCGGTAGAACCGCGGTGCTTGACGTTCGAACGACCGGATAATCGAAACTGAATGaacagagggagaaagagagccaCAACAGTCGGTGTACTTCCGTTTCTTCGGGCGTACTTCGAACATAATCGTTCGTCTCGATCGCCCGCTGTAAACTGGGAGTAGCCGCGAGGCTATTTGTGCACTCCGTATACTGCGTATCGACTAACTCCGCGGCGAATTCACGTATATCGCGCCGCCTCTTATATCGAACAAAGTCTGTAACCGGCCACCCCTACGCGTGCTTCGTAAATCCAGTTAGAAAGCTCGGAAAGCTTCCAGGCCTTTGTCTGCTCACCACAGCCAATTAGCCAATTAAGATTCCCTATATCTTCGCCATCTGTGTCTTTTTTCACTGCAATCGTTGCAGCAATGGACGAAACTAAAAGAGCTGAAACGTTAGCTGCGATAGcctatatttaaaaatgttcggAATGAACCGCGGTTTTTAAAACCATTTTCACTTTTGATGTATGTGTATATcaattctttttaaatattgaacatgGATGCTCACTGTATGCACTTTGAATACTTTTAGAACATTAGTACGTTTCTTTTCATCCTTAATTTTCACTGAATAACATACCATCTTTAAAAtagagaaaataaatttttaaaaacgatgaacaatttttttaattcttaaTTTAAAGGTACAATATTGTGAAAACTTTCTCTAAAAGATATATCAACAAGTATAACGAAAATCAAAACTCACGTCTTGAAACATCAGATTGAACTATAATCCGGGATCTACTTCAGATATATTACacagaaaatatattttaaataatttcagaTACATATTAATTTTGTTACCTACGTTCTCAAAATCCATGTCAAAATCCAATCATGTTAACCGATTAATTTAAGAAATATGaatttcaaaaataaaatttttatttttgtttattatcccaaacaattgcaattttggAAAAAAATTTGTTGGCCATTATCTAGTAaactaacatctcaaaaaattTAGATTGCTTAACGCAACtgtgaaaaagttattgcgttttaatagTTGTATGAATACTTTTTACACAGACTGTACATTCGTCATACTGTGCATCAGTCGAATACGTGGAACTTTATTTGCATTCGAGTACAGTCAACCGAAGTCAAAATCgcacataaaataaaaaaaacactgtAGTCGATTTTGAAAATATCTcaaaattgttttaaattagaaatattttttaaagtcCTCGTTCGTAAAGGGTGGTTTTTATTTGTCTAATGTTTAGGAGAAAGCTAATCTGCAATTGGCAGTTGTTTGTAAATGTATTCTAAACAGAAGTGTCCTGATGGCGTTCAATTACTGCGATGTGACATCGGCTATTATATCACGGCAAAGCGATGTAATGCATACGTTATGTACTgtatttaaatttgatagcgGTAATCAGACAATTATTCTGTTTTAATCAGCGATGTAAGCGATAATTTCTGTACATGCCAGACGCTAATACACGCCCCGATATCAACTTGCAGCGTCTGTGCTATGTTATTAAATGTGAATGTAGAACCATATTACAGTTTATGTTCTTATTGACACAACAATTTTATGCATCTTTAAAACACATTTATTTAAAAACTTTCTTTTTTAGAAAATTTGTTTATGGCTTTAGTAATTAATAATCAATACTGGGCAATGTAACATCTTGTTTTAAAgtagaaatttaatattttcattgttttttATTCATAAGTTCTACCAAAGCGATAAGCACTTTCTTTCCAAATAACAGATAACTACAAAactatttattactaatattccTGACTTGTGAGTCAACTACTTGCAAGAACATTGCTATCGCTAAACTTACTGAATTTGtttcaaaatatatttattaattaatattgtatCATCGACAAGAATAAAATGCAACGTGATGAATACATCGAAagaaatgcgaaactaatttttcaatgaaaataaattgtgtagaaccatatgtcgaataatataataatataataatataatgtgcAGAAATACCGTGCAAGATGAAAATGCTTGATATTATTTCTTGTGTCTTAATTAATTTCCGTTATGACCTGGAAGGTAGCCATTCTTTGTAGTAATCGTATCCAAGATATGCGATCACAACGAGAATAATCACAAAACTTAAGAAAGACCAGCCGCCCCATTCAAGGAAACTTCCTGATGCTGCTTTGACACAGGTCATATTTTGCCACCtgttttctcaaatttttattcgacctGCGTTTAGAAGGATAGACCAGAACCGAAAATTTCACTAATAATTTCATTTGTATGTGTACGAATAATTTTGTTCCTTGacatatttttctttattttatactataGCGATATTCTGATGTTTCTTTATCGATGACACGGTTACTCTGAACCATCCTTCCATTAAAGTTATGTGCATACGTTCGCGTGTTAATCATAATGAGCGATTTACAAAAAATATCAGATTTAAGAGAACtctttttaacactagaactaccaagtCCTAAACGTGATTAAtgtatatattgttttataacaatgacaagattggatttgcTCAAACTTCATACGATTTTTGTGTGTAAACAAAGTTTATCAAACAAATTCTCATAAAAACTATAAATTCAACagaaaataaattcaaatgaaaaatttggaaACCCGTCACTTTTCCTGGTTTGGTAGTTCCAGTGTaaaaaaaaagtttaaaaaGAAGGTGTCGCGTCATGTGAAACAGATTATTTTATTAGGTTACAAGATTTTACGTTTTTGATAGAAAATTAATATGGACATCACATTTTTATGgacatttttacattaacatTAGCGGAGAACTGTTTATTTGCTAATAGATGTATATCCCATAAACTCGAGTAGGCGTTTATAACACGTTTAACATACTGATTTCGATAGTTCTAATCTCGATATTCAAACCTTTTTCACGTTTGTCATAGCCAAAtctgtaataaatattttaccgAGTGGAATATCGTTCGATACGAAAATATACAGGATATTTCATAACATTGTAATGTGTTAACATAAAGAACGAATTGATCTACTAAGGGCGCGCACGTGATTGGTCACTCGATAAGTGAAAGTCCCTTTTCTCACTTATCGAACGGCCAAGAAATTACACACTCGCGCGTATGAATTAATAACTccaacaatttatttatatctCATTTTGACATTGTTACCGATAAATAAAGAACTAGGTAAAAATCGCAGTCTATGTAAACCCAATTTTATTCGCAATTAATATAGCAATATTTTATTCATATATTATCTGTTAATTAGTGTATTCTTCTATAGCTTTACATCCACTGGTATTTCGTTAATGCTTCAAAATAATAAACACTTTATCTACCAGCAATAGAAGTGTGCAAACCCGCCCGAGTCTCGGGAACCCGAAGTTCGGGACGGGTCGGAAAGAATCGGGCGAAATCGGTCGGTTTCGGGCGGTCTCGGTCTCTACTCATGAATAATATATCTAACGTAACAATATTCATACATAGAAACCGAGACTGCCCGTGACCGCCCGAGATCACCCGAGAACCGAGCACAGTCCCGAAATTTTCGGGACCTAAAACGCTCGAGATCTCGAAATCTCCAACAAtgaaatgtacagtaaattctccctaattgactctcagcttggaaacaaaaatgagcAATTTGATTCGAAGTGGAGGTATTTgtttatagtttttatagctgtcaaattgtccatttctgtgcacaaactgagggtcaattagagagaattcactgtatcgGATTCTCGCACACGCTTGACCAGTTTTCTAATAGCTGTATTTTTGCAAGTGAAGATCAACAACtaacaatttctttaaaaattgttcaaaaactATAACGATCTCATCCAAAATCCATCAAATTAAttagattaatataatataacaaattcTTTCGAAGTCATTATTCGAAACAAAATTATCAAGTTTCTTTCAGACATATTCCAATCATTGCGAGGCCTTCTAATAGGCTTCGGGCAAATAAAGCGAGCAAATGTTATCAATGAAGAACCATAGAAGATTCGATGCTACAAGAACCACCGAGATCTCCGAAGATCGCGTGTACGAATTAATCAAACTAATTTAATCGCAGCAGTTCTCATGTCGAGCCGCCGATTTCTACTGCCGCCACGTTCCATGAAACATCCTGTACGAATGTGCTTACTTCTCCGTAATCCAATCAGCAGCTGGTAATTGcacaacgatttaattcagtaGCCGCGTTAATTAACGTGTTCCCTTTTACTTTCGCAACGTTTCGAATTTCTGGTATCCATGAATCCAAGCATCGCGGAGCTGCGTATCGTCACAGACGCGAGTCTTCGATCTCGTTCCTCGATCCGTTGATATAGTTTCCAGAACCGATTTACGTGCCGGTCGAACGCGTTAGGTCCGAGTCTGTCGTCTCGGTGCCAACGCTGACTCTTTTCGTTCCCGAAATCTCAATGATACCTTGGTTCGGGGTCTCGTACATTCGAGGCTCGCAAATCGATTCGTGATCGTCCTCGCAGCCCTGGCACGAAATGTATTCACCGTCGCTCGGGAAAACGATAAACTCCGCCGGGTAATTCTGTTTCGCGTCCCTTTTCGTCTTCCAGGTCTACAGGTTCAAAAAGACGACCTTTCTGTTAGCGGCCCGGCTACGCAGCGTGTCGTTACCGTTTTACCGATTATCGCCCTGGATGTGAAAAACGGTCGTGCGCTTTACTTTTCGCCGATAGCAGATTCAATTCGCGTGGGAGTTTCGGTGAGACGCGTCTCACGGACTGGGTTTGCGACACGGACCTTTGGGAAACGGGGATTTCGATACCAGAGACGCAGACTTTCTCCAATCAGTAGACTGCGCgcatctttatgcgaaatacagtaaattctccgtaattgatactcggcttggaaacaaaaat
Coding sequences within:
- the nuf gene encoding rab11 family-interacting protein nuf isoform X2; this encodes MVSSRSSGVNLASANNSTVTSRAVVSDSDVARDGDAILPSDRQSYSAEDEGGTRVNGATGAIEWSESGPPSLSMSVDLHNLVNPNQQDSGHYSASPEHADASVSDGCNPNNLARTHAEEESYEAFGSVEGDADDGVDSPGGSSSAPSPTGTNSLRNPRSPNSTIGRHSWLRTSLRRTPPCSGRKRLSTNALASQLYRSGSFNSSGRGSNCDPADDMYSDVSLEEDVIDLSHRVQLMQEQMHALVDTQSVGEERYARAKQENATLQARILMLEEAAKDAETRNEERLQAEQRRHREWANRLDRERQLQIENYNIKFQAIEHERSSLRDEIGRLREQLEKVKTEKNRLENDLEDSRMETKTARENERQAISRANETHHQLEAAKEELAMRVEDQQRIDELLQQVAQLQTHNKSLEESRDELQAAAALQAGRELLTLNPCNSNAEKGPSLAVELLAGINQDQMDGQIPADYRDLCSISEMKQALKEQQEVNTQLRAYIEGILLNIVENYPQLLEVKQTH
- the nuf gene encoding rab11 family-interacting protein nuf isoform X1, with the translated sequence MHFSRTTCPLFDSSNDRFYRCDAQRPAIGPARINVSDCQLAAASSSSGSNLADNEGCDVARDGDAILPSDRQSYSAEDEGGTRVNGATGAIEWSESGPPSLSMSVDLHNLVNPNQQDSGHYSASPEHADASVSDGCNPNNLARTHAEEESYEAFGSVEGDADDGVDSPGGSSSAPSPTGTNSLRNPRSPNSTIGRHSWLRTSLRRTPPCSGRKRLSTNALASQLYRSGSFNSSGRGSNCDPADDMYSDVSLEEDVIDLSHRVQLMQEQMHALVDTQSVGEERYARAKQENATLQARILMLEEAAKDAETRNEERLQAEQRRHREWANRLDRERQLQIENYNIKFQAIEHERSSLRDEIGRLREQLEKVKTEKNRLENDLEDSRMETKTARENERQAISRANETHHQLEAAKEELAMRVEDQQRIDELLQQVAQLQTHNKSLEESRDELQAAAALQAGRELLTLNPCNSNAEKGPSLAVELLAGINQDQMDGQIPADYRDLCSISEMKQALKEQQEVNTQLRAYIEGILLNIVENYPQLLEVKQTH